A window of Streptomyces sp. NBC_01241 genomic DNA:
CCTCCGCCGCGACCCACGGGCGAGCTACCACGTCACCAGCGCGGACCGCTGGGCGTGGACGGTGGTGGACGGCACGGCCGAGCTGTCCCCGGTCGCCGCCGATCCGCACGACGCGACGGTGGAGGAGCTGATCACGCTCTACCGCGACGTCCAGGGCGAACACCCCGACTGGGACGACTACCGCAGAGCCATGGTCCGTGACCGCCGGGTCGTGCTGCGACTGCGCATCGAGCACGCGTACGGGCAGCCGCGTGGCTGACGGAGAGCGGTCCGGCGGCCGGTCCGGCGGCCGCTCCGCTCGCACTGTCGTACCCCCCACCCATAATGAGACGACATCGACTCCCTCTGGAGATGCTGTGAACGGCGCTGACTCCTTGCCTCCGCTCCGCACCCGGCTGCGTTCGCTGCGCCCCGCCGCATTCGGCGCCGATCCGGGCGGTGCCCGCATGGAGCGCATCCGCCGCTCACCCAACTTCGCCGACGGCGTCTTTCAGAACCCCGTGGGGGCACGGACCAGACCGTCCGGATCCACCCTGGAGTTCGCGAAGGTCTACTTCCGCAAGGACGAGCGGGCGCGCCGGGCCCCGGCCGGCACCGTGCCGGTGCACGCCACCACCTACGCCGACCTCGCCGAGCCGCCCGCCACCGGGCTGCGGCTCACCTGGATGGGTCATTCCAGCGTGCTCGCCGAGATCGACGGCCGGCGGGTGCTTTTCGACCCGGTGTGGGGCGAGCGTTGTTCGCCCTTCGCCTTCGCCGGTCCCAAGCGGTTGCACCCCGTGCCGCTGCCGCTGGCCGCGCTCGGCCCCGTCGACGCGGTGGTGATCTCTCACGATCATTACGACCACCTCGATCTGCCGACGATCAAGGCCCTCGCGGGCACGGACACGGTGTTCGCCGTCCCGCTCGGCGTCGGCGCCCACCTGGAGCGGTGGGGCGTGCCCACCGACCGGATGCGCGAACTGGACTGGAACGAGACGGCGAAGATCGCCGGGATCAGTCTCACCGCCACCCCGGCCCGGCACTTCTGCGGCCGCGGCCTGCGCAACCAGCAGCACACGCTCTGGGCGTCCTGGGCCGTCGCGGGACCCGAACACCGGATCTACCACAGCGGCGACACCGGCTATTTCCCCGGCTTCAAGGACATCGGCGCCGAACACGGCCCGTTCGACGCGACGATGATCCAGATCGGGGCTTATTCCGAGTACTGGCCCAAGAACCACACGGACTGTACCCCACTCCCCGGTGGGTGGCCCGACATACATATGACGCCCGCTCAGGGGATCCAGGCACACCTTGACCTGCAAGGTGGCAAGCCGCACGGGGTCATGATGCCCATCCACTGGGGCACCTTCACCCTCTCCATGCACCCGTGGGCAGAGCCCGGCGAGTGGACCAAGGATGCCGCCGAGGAGGCCGAGCAGCCGGCCGCATTTCCCCGGCCGGGCGAGCCCTTCGAACCCGCGGGAACGCTTCCTCTCGATCCCTGGTGGCGGTCCGTGGCTGCCCCGATTGCACACCCCTGGCGCCGCAGCGAGGCAACGGACGTTGCTCAGGGTCAGGACAATCGCGATCTTGATCTTGCGGGTGAGCGGTGACTCGGGGAAGGGATGAAAGCCTGAACGCAATGACGCATTCGTTCGCCAAGGTGACGGAGGCCGAACAGAAGCAGGCGATCCAGGCGCTCGACGGTCCCCCTCGACGGGGGGAGGGCTACTGAGGCACGGCGGTCCATCCGTGATCCAGCAAGGGGACGCCCCGCTTTAGCGACCTCCAGGCTGCCCCGGCCGCAGCACCGGGCCGCCCCGTCCCGGGCGTTGCGGAGGTTGCGATCGGACAGATCCGCCCCAGCGCCGGCCGGGCAGCGCAGCGCGGCACGCTCTCCGGCTTGGTGCGGCAGACGCCTATAGCCGCCACACCGGAATGTCTCGACTGCGATCGCGTCCCGTACTTCTTCACCGACCAGTACGACCTGGGCATGGAGTACGCGGGCTACGCCGAGCAAGGTAGTTACGGGGACGTGGTGGTGCGCGGCGATCTCGCAAGCCGGGAGTTTATCGCCTTCTGGCTGGCCGGCGGTCGCGTCCTGGCCGGCATGAACGTCAACATCTGGCACGTCAACGGCGCGATCCAGCACCTGGTCCGCTCCGGCGAGGAGATCAACCGGGACAGGCTAGCCGACCCGGATTTGCCGCTGGAACAGCACGTACAGCCGTGGGCCGGCTCACGGGCTCGTCGGGCGCCCGCCCGCAGGGATGGGCGAGCCGGCGATGCCCCAGCGAGGCTGAGTCCCCTGTTTCATGCCCTCTCGCTCCGGCAGGTCGCAGTGCCTCAGCCAGGTCCGCATCG
This region includes:
- a CDS encoding PPOX class F420-dependent oxidoreductase, with amino-acid sequence MTGIDAQQEALLGLLGEESGGVLVTLKRDGRPQLSNVNHSYYPGERVVRVSITEDRAKTKNLRRDPRASYHVTSADRWAWTVVDGTAELSPVAADPHDATVEELITLYRDVQGEHPDWDDYRRAMVRDRRVVLRLRIEHAYGQPRG
- a CDS encoding MBL fold metallo-hydrolase, which translates into the protein MNGADSLPPLRTRLRSLRPAAFGADPGGARMERIRRSPNFADGVFQNPVGARTRPSGSTLEFAKVYFRKDERARRAPAGTVPVHATTYADLAEPPATGLRLTWMGHSSVLAEIDGRRVLFDPVWGERCSPFAFAGPKRLHPVPLPLAALGPVDAVVISHDHYDHLDLPTIKALAGTDTVFAVPLGVGAHLERWGVPTDRMRELDWNETAKIAGISLTATPARHFCGRGLRNQQHTLWASWAVAGPEHRIYHSGDTGYFPGFKDIGAEHGPFDATMIQIGAYSEYWPKNHTDCTPLPGGWPDIHMTPAQGIQAHLDLQGGKPHGVMMPIHWGTFTLSMHPWAEPGEWTKDAAEEAEQPAAFPRPGEPFEPAGTLPLDPWWRSVAAPIAHPWRRSEATDVAQGQDNRDLDLAGER